From a region of the Streptacidiphilus albus JL83 genome:
- a CDS encoding helix-turn-helix transcriptional regulator: MSQRLAVGDRLRRLREWRNLRQPDLAERAGLSRYTVYRAELGTSPLNADHAHLFARALSVPVEWLFADDWTRSDDPSDVPQP, translated from the coding sequence ATGAGCCAGAGACTGGCAGTCGGCGACCGGCTACGACGACTACGGGAGTGGCGGAACCTTCGCCAACCCGACCTGGCTGAGCGGGCCGGCCTGAGTCGATACACGGTCTACCGCGCCGAGCTGGGCACGTCCCCCCTCAACGCAGACCACGCGCACCTCTTCGCCCGCGCCCTCAGCGTCCCGGTCGAGTGGCTCTTCGCGGACGACTGGACCCGATCGGACGATCCGTCCGACGTCCCGCAGCCGTAG
- a CDS encoding aminotransferase class IV: MPPQLNGRVPSESDLVTLGLVNLGHFTSMRVDDGHVRGLSLHLDRLVENCAQVFNTRLDVERTLDLIRQAVTDDGRSSSGSYTIRVTVYDPGLEMGHPGSDAAPQIFVTTRPAAIEQLPPLTVAVAEYQREVPEVKHIGLFATMYYRRQAQRAGFADVLFVGADGLVSEGATWNIGFVDAEGHVVWPKADVLDGVTMRLLQENGAHIVAPVCRDDLRSMAAAFATNTSIGVRPISRIGTLELDDQHPALAALGVAYANIPGEPLF; this comes from the coding sequence ATGCCACCTCAACTCAACGGCCGTGTCCCCAGCGAATCCGACCTGGTCACCCTAGGACTCGTCAACCTCGGCCATTTCACGTCCATGCGCGTCGACGACGGGCACGTCCGAGGACTGTCGCTCCACCTGGACCGGCTCGTCGAGAACTGCGCCCAGGTCTTCAACACGCGCCTGGACGTCGAGCGGACCCTAGACCTGATCCGCCAAGCGGTCACCGACGACGGCCGTAGCTCCAGCGGCTCCTACACGATCCGCGTCACCGTCTATGACCCCGGCCTCGAAATGGGCCACCCCGGCAGCGATGCTGCCCCGCAGATCTTCGTGACCACCCGGCCAGCAGCAATCGAGCAGCTCCCGCCGCTGACCGTAGCCGTGGCGGAGTATCAACGCGAGGTGCCCGAGGTCAAGCACATCGGGCTGTTCGCCACCATGTACTACCGGCGCCAGGCGCAGCGCGCCGGCTTCGCCGATGTGCTGTTCGTGGGCGCCGATGGCCTCGTGTCCGAAGGCGCGACCTGGAACATCGGGTTCGTGGACGCCGAAGGGCATGTCGTCTGGCCCAAGGCTGATGTCCTGGACGGCGTGACGATGCGTCTCCTGCAGGAAAATGGCGCGCACATCGTGGCACCGGTGTGCCGCGACGACCTCCGCAGCATGGCCGCCGCATTCGCGACGAACACTTCCATCGGCGTGCGGCCCATCAGCCGTATCGGCACGCTCGAACTCGACGACCAGCATCCGGCCCTGGCCGCCCTCGGCGTGGCCTATGCGAACATCCCCGGCGAACCACTGTTCTGA
- a CDS encoding helix-turn-helix domain-containing protein, with protein sequence MPTDRLPGPRQLLIAGAVCCSTAAFSKDDLSRATGVPASRASLAMRFLVANGLAQRAPGRGMYRATDAAVALASEWDSSEAQGRAALGRLWHATWFATAARTRLTSGPGPCLRVSLVAHLMDRAHVDKLRRGGAEALVDIMIAIGLVHSEAVGYLSWTDASAPRGRGPGAEIPTQRAHPPTAPGPTADTPSQESAAAPGAHAEPPYDRQAPTQDLAALMTRTFRIADLAQLTEREVITLHRSLHAITRAAERLRGTEPQPPATGVT encoded by the coding sequence GTGCCGACCGACCGCCTGCCGGGTCCCCGCCAGCTCCTGATCGCCGGAGCGGTCTGCTGCTCCACTGCGGCCTTCTCCAAGGACGACCTGTCGCGGGCCACCGGGGTTCCCGCCAGTCGCGCCTCCCTCGCGATGAGGTTCCTGGTCGCCAACGGGCTCGCACAGCGCGCCCCCGGGCGCGGGATGTACCGCGCCACCGACGCCGCCGTCGCACTGGCCAGCGAGTGGGACAGCAGCGAGGCGCAGGGCCGGGCGGCGCTGGGCAGGCTATGGCACGCCACGTGGTTCGCTACAGCCGCCAGGACCCGACTGACCTCGGGCCCCGGACCGTGCTTACGTGTAAGCCTGGTCGCACACCTCATGGACCGCGCCCACGTCGACAAGCTCAGACGCGGCGGCGCTGAAGCCCTCGTCGACATCATGATCGCCATCGGGCTGGTGCACAGCGAAGCCGTCGGCTACCTCAGCTGGACCGACGCATCGGCGCCGCGCGGACGCGGCCCGGGGGCCGAGATCCCCACCCAGCGCGCCCATCCGCCCACCGCCCCCGGACCGACAGCGGACACACCGTCCCAGGAGAGCGCCGCAGCCCCCGGCGCACACGCCGAGCCGCCGTACGACCGGCAGGCCCCCACGCAGGACCTGGCGGCCCTGATGACCCGCACTTTCCGCATCGCCGACCTGGCCCAACTCACCGAACGGGAGGTGATCACCCTGCACCGCTCACTGCACGCCATCACCCGTGCCGCCGAACGCCTCCGCGGAACCGAACCGCAGCCGCCGGCAACCGGCGTGACCTGA
- a CDS encoding helix-turn-helix domain-containing protein codes for MPGGDRRAKAPNGYIVSGTWPHALMEPVKMAQIVQAIARALGEAMEQGGWSANALAKEAGVNRQVIANVLAGSVWLDVYTVGALEDTLGVILWPYHLDWPQQGQPKDGGRAVGPVGDKRGQEAGAAGAADGEETAPRVRASRAGERDSHERSTL; via the coding sequence GTGCCTGGAGGAGATCGTCGTGCCAAAGCCCCGAACGGATACATCGTCAGCGGCACCTGGCCGCATGCGCTGATGGAGCCGGTGAAGATGGCGCAGATCGTGCAGGCAATCGCGCGGGCACTGGGTGAAGCGATGGAGCAGGGCGGCTGGAGCGCGAACGCGCTGGCCAAGGAGGCCGGGGTCAACCGGCAGGTGATCGCCAACGTCCTCGCTGGAAGCGTCTGGCTGGACGTGTACACAGTGGGAGCTCTCGAGGACACCCTGGGGGTGATCCTTTGGCCGTACCACCTCGACTGGCCGCAGCAGGGCCAGCCGAAGGACGGCGGCCGCGCCGTGGGACCGGTCGGCGACAAGCGCGGCCAGGAGGCCGGCGCGGCGGGAGCGGCCGACGGCGAGGAGACTGCGCCGCGGGTGCGTGCTTCCCGCGCGGGTGAACGTGATTCGCATGAGCGTTCGACTCTCTGA
- a CDS encoding GH25 family lysozyme, which produces MTIPGIDVASYQGPAPDLTGSAFVVIKATEGTSVLNDEQATQAAHARAADALLGFYHFLHPGDIAAQAAYFVAQAASVAGDTLWIDWETTEDGTYASCAEKDAMIAAVKGLRPGHRVGLYCNLDFWKSIDTTSDCGDALWIADPSSPAGRPAVEHPWTLHQYGLAGGIDRDVANFPTAEAMREWANPAAPKPPAPVYQPFPGASWFREGRVSPIVGRMHERLVAEGCDRYHSSLAKDLIGPGDVRSYEAWQAKCGFTGEAATWPPGPESWDRLHVPA; this is translated from the coding sequence ATGACCATCCCCGGCATCGACGTCGCCAGCTACCAGGGCCCGGCGCCCGATCTGACAGGGTCCGCCTTCGTCGTGATCAAGGCCACCGAGGGCACCAGCGTGCTCAACGACGAGCAGGCCACCCAGGCCGCGCACGCCCGCGCGGCCGACGCGCTGCTCGGCTTCTACCACTTCCTTCACCCTGGCGACATCGCCGCCCAGGCCGCTTACTTCGTGGCCCAGGCCGCGTCGGTGGCGGGCGACACCCTGTGGATCGACTGGGAGACGACCGAGGACGGCACCTACGCCAGCTGCGCCGAGAAAGACGCGATGATCGCCGCGGTGAAGGGCCTGCGGCCGGGCCACCGCGTGGGGCTGTACTGCAACCTGGACTTCTGGAAGAGCATCGACACCACCAGCGACTGCGGCGACGCCCTGTGGATCGCGGACCCGAGCTCGCCGGCCGGGCGCCCGGCGGTCGAGCACCCGTGGACGCTCCACCAGTACGGCCTCGCCGGCGGCATCGACCGGGACGTCGCCAACTTCCCGACCGCCGAGGCCATGCGGGAGTGGGCGAACCCGGCCGCGCCGAAGCCGCCCGCGCCGGTGTACCAGCCGTTCCCGGGGGCGTCGTGGTTCCGGGAGGGCAGGGTGTCGCCGATCGTCGGGCGGATGCATGAGCGCCTGGTCGCCGAGGGCTGCGACCGCTACCACTCCAGCCTCGCCAAGGACCTCATCGGGCCCGGTGACGTCCGCTCGTACGAGGCCTGGCAGGCGAAGTGCGGCTTCACCGGCGAGGCGGCGACCTGGCCGCCCGGGCCGGAGAGCTGGGACCGGCTGCACGTCCCGGCGTAG
- a CDS encoding SUMF1/EgtB/PvdO family nonheme iron enzyme, whose product MTGVLVTEWTGRETRALRVALRLTVTEFAKSLQVSTNMVSRWEKGAEETRIRMGNQQSLDTMLQIALPDAQARFNALVDGSSTGIIADEAQSTAVDEQRRHPGDGRLMLHIPEGRFLAGDEGRSLYVADFWIDTFPVTNRDYATFVTATRAKPPYHWEDGRYPETLADHPVVYVDWHAAASYAQWAGKELPTARQWEKAARGQTGSTYPWGNGITFAKCNVRESGIKATTPVSRYRSGVSPYGVFDMCGNVWEWLSSASEIGRHELRGGAWTSPFDRCAPATVNDALATMCDDDTGFRCVAASMEADPGRPTAGTAAQVRHSGGC is encoded by the coding sequence ATGACGGGGGTCCTGGTCACCGAATGGACAGGCCGCGAGACGCGAGCGTTACGGGTTGCGCTGCGGCTGACGGTCACTGAATTCGCGAAATCCCTGCAGGTCTCTACGAACATGGTCAGCCGCTGGGAAAAGGGCGCCGAGGAGACCCGCATCCGAATGGGCAACCAGCAGTCCCTCGACACGATGCTGCAGATCGCGCTGCCCGACGCCCAGGCGCGCTTCAACGCCCTGGTGGACGGCAGCTCTACCGGGATCATCGCCGACGAGGCACAGTCCACCGCTGTGGACGAGCAGCGACGACACCCCGGTGACGGCCGACTGATGCTCCACATCCCGGAAGGAAGATTCCTCGCCGGAGACGAAGGCCGGTCACTGTACGTTGCCGACTTCTGGATCGACACGTTCCCGGTCACGAACCGCGACTACGCGACGTTCGTTACGGCGACCAGGGCGAAGCCGCCGTACCACTGGGAGGACGGCCGATACCCGGAAACCCTCGCTGATCACCCGGTGGTGTACGTCGACTGGCACGCTGCCGCAAGCTACGCCCAATGGGCGGGGAAGGAGCTTCCGACCGCACGACAGTGGGAGAAAGCCGCACGCGGACAGACAGGTAGTACCTACCCCTGGGGCAACGGCATAACGTTCGCGAAGTGCAACGTCCGCGAATCGGGCATCAAGGCCACGACGCCCGTCAGCCGTTACCGCTCCGGCGTCAGCCCGTACGGCGTGTTCGACATGTGTGGCAACGTCTGGGAGTGGCTGTCGTCCGCGTCGGAGATAGGGCGGCATGAGCTACGAGGCGGGGCCTGGACAAGCCCGTTCGACCGCTGCGCGCCGGCGACCGTCAACGATGCCCTGGCGACGATGTGCGACGACGACACCGGCTTCCGGTGCGTGGCTGCCAGCATGGAGGCCGACCCTGGCCGTCCGACGGCGGGCACTGCTGCCCAGGTACGCCACAGCGGTGGCTGCTGA
- a CDS encoding site-specific integrase — protein MPSYEPRNDPQDSADNDGGEPPSAKRHPNQPTPATIMQALVLASAHWETKVATAAMSHQTFREYAQIGERFLAFAAAHGIVDLDRVTPALAQAFIQAPGRDRHGRLIPVPAPATSRQRSSALEALFRSSRMSGLTTAAPLSDTPKIPRTPRKAGTTLRDHDIAAMRFHAEAGMPATRNASLLALAEAGLTSAEVAAASTADLDLPGARVWTDGTHATDARYCPLDSWSARVLAMRADYLTRTALANGPQLLVTSATSDYRRQASVGSGFIEIARHAGLRTSSRTVVFRDVTRYIARRVFAQTGQLSEVAARLGLRSLEVAAAYASYDWPNCGGGTS, from the coding sequence ATGCCCTCGTACGAGCCGAGGAACGATCCCCAAGATAGCGCCGACAACGACGGCGGCGAGCCACCATCGGCAAAGCGCCACCCGAACCAGCCCACCCCTGCCACGATCATGCAGGCCCTCGTGCTCGCGTCGGCGCACTGGGAGACCAAGGTCGCCACCGCAGCGATGAGCCACCAGACGTTCCGCGAGTACGCCCAGATCGGGGAACGCTTCCTGGCCTTCGCCGCGGCCCACGGCATTGTTGACCTCGACCGGGTGACCCCCGCACTCGCGCAGGCGTTCATCCAGGCGCCCGGCCGCGACCGGCATGGCCGACTCATCCCCGTCCCGGCACCGGCCACCTCCCGCCAGCGCTCCTCCGCTCTCGAAGCCCTCTTCCGCTCCAGCCGCATGAGCGGCCTGACCACGGCAGCCCCGCTGTCCGACACCCCCAAGATCCCACGAACACCCCGCAAGGCCGGCACCACGCTCCGGGACCACGACATCGCAGCCATGCGCTTCCACGCCGAGGCGGGGATGCCGGCCACCCGCAACGCATCCCTGCTCGCCCTGGCCGAAGCCGGCCTGACCAGTGCCGAGGTCGCCGCGGCCAGCACCGCCGACCTCGACCTGCCCGGTGCCCGGGTGTGGACGGACGGCACCCACGCCACCGATGCGCGCTACTGCCCGCTGGACTCCTGGAGCGCGCGCGTCCTGGCGATGCGAGCCGACTACCTGACCCGAACCGCCTTGGCCAACGGCCCCCAGCTCCTAGTCACCTCCGCCACTTCCGACTACCGCCGCCAGGCCAGTGTTGGATCCGGCTTCATCGAGATCGCCCGCCACGCGGGCCTGCGCACCAGCAGTCGCACCGTGGTGTTCCGCGACGTCACCCGCTACATCGCCCGCCGCGTCTTCGCCCAGACCGGACAGCTCAGCGAAGTAGCGGCCCGCCTGGGCCTGCGCTCCCTGGAAGTCGCCGCGGCCTACGCCTCCTACGACTGGCCCAACTGCGGAGGCGGGACATCGTGA